Proteins encoded together in one Musa acuminata AAA Group cultivar baxijiao chromosome BXJ3-6, Cavendish_Baxijiao_AAA, whole genome shotgun sequence window:
- the LOC135641810 gene encoding protein LURP-one-related 8-like, with protein sequence MTKVHPNASSGGCEAAALTVWRKSLLFHGDGFTVFDAKGNLVFRVDNYASGSKGEIVLMEADGKPLLTIRRKKLSLGEHWLIYQGEEVANPRFAVKKQVNLISSRSVVHVTPCSSRAKSCRAYEVEGSYSRRCCAVYDDGRRQLAQIKRKEPVGGVAFGADVFRLIVEPGFDATLAMAIVILLDQMFGSRGSLLRV encoded by the exons ATGACGAAGGTCCACCCGAACGCGTCCTCCGGCGGATGCGAGGCGGCGGCGCTGACGGTTTGGCGGAAGTCGCTACTCTTCCACGGCGACGGGTTCACCGTCTTCGACGCGAAGGGGAATCTTGTGTTTCGAGTCGACAACTATGCCTCCGGGAGTAAAGGGGAGATCGTCCTCATGGAGGCCGACGGGAAGCCCCTGTTAACGATTCGAAGGAAG AAGCTTAGTCTGGGAGAACACTGGCTGATCTACCAAGGGGAGGAGGTGGCCAACCCGCGGTTTGCGGTCAAGAAGCAAGTAAACCTCATCAGTTCCAGGTCGGTGGTGCATGTGACCCCGTGTTCCTCCCGCGCCAAGTCCTGCCGCGCCTACGAGGTCGAGGGCTCCTACTCGCGGCGATGCTGCGCCGTCTACGACGACGGGCGGCGGCAGCTGGCGCAGATCAAGCGAAAGGAGCCGGTCGGCGGTGTCGCCTTCGGCGCCGACGTGTTCCGCCTCATCGTCGAGCCGGGGTTCGACGCCACCCTCGCAATGGCCATCGTCATACTGCTCGACCAAATGTTCGGGTCTCGTGGATCGCTTCTGAGAGTCTGA
- the LOC135639859 gene encoding cytochrome P450 714B2-like, translating into MEMEVWLSLWAVGVCGLLLIYFYSVAWLRPESIRNKLRQQGITGPPSSFLYGNSLEMKKLVMAERSRGGRGVEIKHDYTPLVFPYFERWRKHYGPVFSYSMGNVVALHVSHPDLVKEISLCSSLDLGKATYLKKTHEPLFGEGILKSNGVSWSHQRKIIAPEFFSDKVKGMVDLMVDSAIPVLKSWEETVELGGGTAEIKVDEDLRCYSADVISRTCFGSNYIRGKEIFQKLRALQKAVSRPNLFAEITGLRCLPTKRGREVRRLNKEVNSLILKTVKEEGEGRENRTSQHSLLHAILRSANNSLTYTHASDSFIVDNCKNIYFAGHEATAVATTWCLMLLALHPEWQARARAEAAEVCGGRSLDAHALQKMKTLTMVIQETLRLYPPGAFVAREALQEMEFGGIHIPKGVNIYVPVSTLHHDATIWGADVLEFKPERFARGIMGACQLPQTYLPFGAGPRTCLGQNFAMIELKVILSLILLRFSFSLSPNYFHSPSLRLIVEPEFGVKLMVKKA; encoded by the exons atggagatggaggtcTGGCTTTCCTTGTGGGCGGTCGGCGTCTGCGGCTTGCTTCTGATCTACTTCTACTCCGTCGCTTGGCTGCGGCCGGAGAGCATCCGAAACAAGCTGCGGCAGCAAGGCATCACCGGCCCTCCGTCGTCCTTCCTCTACGGGAACTCGCTCGAGATGAAGAAGCTCGTCATGGCGGAGCGATCTCGAGGCGGGCGAGGCGTGGAGATAAAGCACGACTACACCCCCCTCGTGTTTCCTTACTTCGAGCGGTGGAGGAAACACTACG GTCCAGTGTTCTCGTATTCGATGGGCAATGTAGTCGCCTTGCACGTGAGCCATCCGGATCTTGTGAAGGAAATCAGCCTCTGTTCATCTCTGGACCTGGGAAAGGCCACCTACTTGAAGAAGACCCATGAGCCTCTGTTCGGTGAAGGCATTCTGAAATCCAATGGGGTGTCTTGGTCTCACCAAAGGAAGATTATAGCACCCGAGTTCTTCTCCGACAAGGTTAAG GGCATGGTGGATTTGATGGTGGACTCTGCCATCCCTGTGCTGAAGTCGTGGGAGGAAACAGTGGAGCTCGGAGGAGGAACTGCAGAAATAAAGGTTGATGAGGATTTAAGGTGCTACTCTGCAGATGTGATCTCCAGAACATGTTTCGGGAGCAACTACATCAGGGGGAAAGAGATCTTTCAGAAGCTGAGAGCGCTGCAAAAGGCTGTTTCAAGACCCAATCTCTTCGCTGAAATCACCGGATTAAG ATGTCTTCCCACGAAAAGAGGCCGAGAGGTGAGGAGGCTGAACAAGGAAGTGAATTCCCTCATCCTGAAGACGGTGAAGGAGGAGGGCGAGGGAAGGGAGAACCGCACGTCGCAGCACAGCCTGCTGCATGCCATCCTCCGCAGCGCCAACAACAGCCTCACCTACACCCACGCCTCCGACAGCTTCATAGTGGACAACTGCAAGAACATATACTTCGCCGGCCACGAGGCCACTGCCGTGGCCACGACGTGGTGCCTCATGTTGCTCGCCCTGCACCCGGAGTGGCAAGCTCGCGCTCGCGCCGAGGCGGCGGAGGTCTGCGGCGGCCGGTCGCTGGACGCCCACGCACTCCAAAAGATGAAGACG TTAACCATGGTGATCCAGGAGACGCTGCGACTGTACCCTCCCGGAGCATTCGTGGCGAGAGAGGCACTGCAGGAGATGGAGTTTGGGGGGATTCACATCCCCAAAGGCGTCAACATCTACGTGCCCGTCTCCACCTTGCACCACGACGCCACCATCTGGGGTGCAGACGTGCTGGAGTTCAAGCCCGAGAGGTTCGCCCGGGGCATCATGGGGGCGTGTCAGCTTCCACAGACGTACTTGCCCTTCGGGGCCGGGCCACGGACGTGTCTGGGCCAGAACTTCGCCATGATCGAGTTGAAGGTCATCCTCTCCCTCATCCTCCTTAGGTTCAGCTTCTCATTGTCACCGAACTACTTCCACTCCCCATCCTTGAGGTTGATTGTAGAGCCTGAGTTCGGAGTGAAGCTCATGGTGAAGAAGGCATGA
- the LOC135641712 gene encoding uncharacterized protein LOC135641712, which yields MMEASGRSSNPYRTQSASSGSGSSRWYRVQLLASNFIRSRLSDVLDHFGVLRPRASHAEAEGLVGGESRVHASGRIGGSAASTGSGGEVSIRIIGVGDQESLRVGSTQPHPLVVGSGREGGSNVSGVSGEPIATFSERRGGDGGSDTMVGESASSSSSASASVPPVGSRSMDGDSNITGGNNRDSTYQRYDIQQIARWIEQILPFSLLLLVVFIRQHLQGFFVTIWIAAVMFKSNDILRKQTALKGERKISVLIAITLVFMIHVFGVYWWYRNDDLLYPLVMLPPKEILPFWHAIFIIMVNDTMVRQAAMVVKCFLLMYYKNSRGHNYRKQGQMLTLVEYFLLLYRALLPTPVWYRFFLNKEYGSLFSSLTTGLYLTFKLTSVVEKVQSFFSALKALSRKVHYGSYATTEQVIAAGDLCAICQEKMHAPILLHCKHIFCEDCVSEWFERERTCPLCRALVKPADLRSFGDGSTSLFFQMF from the exons ATGATGGAAGCCTCCGGCAGAAGCTCGAATCCCTACCGAACCCAGTCCGCCTCCTCCGGCAGCGGTTCTTCCAGGTGGTATCGGGTGCAGCTGTTGGCGTCCAATTTCATCCGGTCGCGTCTTTCCGACGTTTTGGACCACTTTGGGGTCTTGCGACCCAGGGCGAGTCACGCGGAGGCCGAGGGCTTGGTCGGTGGTGAGTCTCGCGTCCATGCTTCCGGTCGGATTGGTGGGTCTGCGGCCTCTACCGGCAGCGGTGGGGAAGTGTCTATACGGATTATTGGAGTGGGCGATCAGGAGAGTCTGCGGGTGGGATCGACCCAGCCACATCCTCTGGTAGTGGGGTCTGGAAGAGAGGGAGGTTCTAATGTTTCTGGCGTCTCAGGTGAGCCCATTGCTACTTTTTCGGAGAGGCGAGGAGGAGATGGAGGGAGTGATACTATGGTTGGTGAGTCAGCTTCGTCATCTTCTTCTGCGTCGGCATCTGTACCGCCTGTTGGTAGTAGGAGCATGGATGGAGACTCAAACATCACAGGAGGCAATAATAGAGATTCAACCTACCAGAGATATGATATACAGCAAATAGCAAGGTGGATCGAACAGATACTACCGTTCTCGTTGTTGCTACTGGTAGTCTTCATCAGGCAACATTTGCAAG GCTTCTTTGTCACTATTTGGATTGCAGCAGTGATGTTTAAGTCCAATGATATTTTGAGGAAGCAGACTGCTTTAAAG GGTGAGAGAAAAATATCTGTCCTCATTGCAATCACACTAGTCTTCATGATTCATGTATTTGGAGTCTACTGGTGGTACAGGAATGATGATCTTCTATACCCTCTGGTCATGCTTCCCCCAAAGGAAATACTGCCATTTTGGCatgccatttttatcatcatggtcAATG ATACTATGGTGCGCCAGGCAGCTATGGTTGTTAAGTGTTTTCTATTGATGTACTACAAAAACAGTAGGGGACACAACTATCGAAAGCAG GGACAAATGTTGACGCTTGTTGAATACTTCCTTCTTTTGTACCGAGCTTTGTTGCCAACTCCTGTTTGGTACCGGTTCTTCCTGAACAAGGAATATGGAAGCCTCTTTTCATCCCTCACTACAGGGCTATACCTTACTTTCAAGCTGACATCAGTGGTGGAGAAA GTTCAATCGTTTTTTTCTGCATTGAAGGCGCTATCACGGAAGGTACATTATGGGTCTTATGCAACCACAGAACAG GTGATTGCAGCTGGTGATCTTTGTGCCATTTGCCAAGAGAAAATGCACGCTCCCATCTTACTTCATTGTAAACACATCTTCTGTGAGGACTGTGTCTCTGAGTG GTTTGAGAGAGAAAGGACGTGTCCTCTGTGCAGGGCACTGGTCAAACCTGCAGATCTCCGGTCATTTGGTGATGGTTCCACGAGCTTGTTCTTTCAGATGTTCTAG